The following coding sequences lie in one Crassostrea angulata isolate pt1a10 chromosome 10, ASM2561291v2, whole genome shotgun sequence genomic window:
- the LOC128165292 gene encoding synaptotagmin-15-like gives MKKVVYRSPVTSETLPDYNVESAQNSDHVTQGTMGILGTTDRGGGTTPHTTTPGSALDTDQPWYKDKNLLVTIGYVAGIITFVAFLILILFLCRSWKKRRKWKSEWDESNHILESKSAPISRNPSPKPVKRKSCPDVSPDARGIVVRSMTIDNVPEFSLPPERIQPRSGYDSIQSPTKQHSAHNFVGHVQPDLYKYTHCSDEESLYLAPSAHGRLWFSVLHDVAVEQVHVTLVKVRELPGRGRDNSPRDPFVKMFLLPDERCCKISKVRRKTLSPVYNETFTFQVSSDNMKNRVLRFSVYDVDKRRVRHSLGHILVPLQDLDLTKGDVMYRDLEPNSQVYSSMGEVNIGLTYMPSVEKIKVVIIKARNLRQIDIDQNRHVFVRLQMLHGRKVCKTKNTMQQRASTEPTFNESFSFSVSGKLVDTCSFEISLMTTTKTPFSHDEIYGKTVIGSFMFARGEELLHWQEMVNHPRTSVVKWHQLSGSTHHS, from the exons ATGAAGAAG GTTGTTTATCGATCGCCAGTGACGTCAGAAACATTGCCCGATTACAACGTGGAGTCTGCACAGAACTCTGACCATGTAACACAGGGGACGATGGGGATCCTCGGGACCACGGACAGGGGTGGGGGAACTACCCCACACACTACCACCCCCGGGTCAGCGCTGGACACCGACCAACCGTGGTATAAAG ATAAGAACCTCCTGGTAACCATAGGCTATGTCGCCGGGATCATCACATTTGTCGCCTTTTTGATTCTCATACTTTTTCTCTGTCGCTCATGGAAGAAGCGAAGAAAATGGAAAAGTGAATGGGACGAATCCAACCATATACTGGAATCCAAATCAGCTCCCATCTCAAG aaaTCCTTCCCCTAAACCAGTGAAGCGAAAGTCGTGTCCGGACGTTTCGCCGGATGCGCGTGGAATTGTCGTCCGGTCCATGACGATTGACAATGTTCCCGAATTTTCCCTTCCACCCGAGAGAATTCAGCCCCGGAGTGGATACGACAGCATTCAGAGCCCCACAAAACAACACTCAGCACACAACTTTGTGGGCCACGTGCAGCCAGATCTCTACAA GTACACCCACTGCTCCGATGAGGAGTCATTGTATCTAGCGCCCAGTGCTCACGGAAGACTCTGGTTTTCCGTGCTGCATGACGTCGCTGTGGAACAAGTTCACGTGACTTTGGTTAAAGTTCGGGAACTGCCGG GTAGAGGAAGAGATAATAGTCCCAGAGACCCCTTTGTTAAGATGTTTCTCCTTCCAGACGAACGCTGCTGCAAAATCTCCAAAGTCAGAAGGAAAACCCTTTCCCCGGTTTATAATGAAACATTTACTTTTCAG GTTTCTTCAGACAATATGAAGAACCGAGTGCTGCGTTTCTCTGTGTATGACGTAGACAAGCGAAGGGTACGTCATTCCCTGGGTCATATTTTGGTTCCTCTGCAAGACCTTGACCTTACAAAGGGCGACGTCATGTACAGAGATTTAGAGCCCAATTCACAG GTTTACTCATCCATGGGGGAAGTAAATATAGGCCTTACGTACATGCCTAgtgttgaaaaaataaaagtggTCATCATAAAAGCTAGAAATCTTCGACAGATCGACATTGATCAAAACAGAC atgTCTTTGTGCGCTTACAGATGTTACACGGTCGTAAAGTTTGCAAGACTAAGAATACGATGCAGCAGAGAGCCTCCACTGAGCCAACCTTTAACGAGTCCTTCTCGTTCTCTGTGTCGGGGAAGCTGGTCGACACATGTAGTTTTGAAATCTCTCTTATGACTACAACTAAGACGCCGTTCAGTCATGACGAAATCTATGGAAAGACTGTGATTGGTTCATTCATGTTCGCGCGTGGCGAGGAACTTCTGCACTGGCAGGAGATGGTGAACCACCCCCGGACGTCCGTGGTCAAATGGCACCAATTATCGGGTTCTACCCACCACAGTTAG